The following are from one region of the Advenella mimigardefordensis DPN7 genome:
- a CDS encoding MFS transporter: MTPANPPSEDSDKEQLPIAALLALAMTGFICIVTETLPAGLLPQISQGLGVSASMTGQTVTAYALGSLLAAIPLTIATRGWRRRNVLLLTIAGFLVFNSITALSSNYWLTLAARFFAGVAAGLAWSLIAGYARRMVLPHQQGRAMAIAMVGTPIALSLGVPLGTWLGGAVGWRSAFGIMSALTVLLIFWVLAKVPDYPGQQGRERLALRKVLATPGVRPVLATVMAWMLAHNILYTYIAPFVAQANLLDRIDLVLLIFGFAALAGIAITSRFVERHLRSTVLVSLLAFFAASLSFVWLATLPAVIYIGVAVWGLSFGGAATLLQTALADAAGDGADVALSMNVVAWNSVIAGGGVLGGILLDRWGAQTFPLALTVLLALGLLIVWSAKENGFRPGPRAHAGQVPIGS; the protein is encoded by the coding sequence ATGACGCCTGCCAATCCTCCTTCCGAAGACTCAGATAAGGAGCAACTGCCCATTGCGGCGCTGCTGGCATTGGCGATGACCGGCTTTATCTGCATCGTCACCGAAACCCTGCCCGCTGGCCTGCTGCCCCAAATATCCCAAGGTCTGGGCGTGTCCGCCTCCATGACCGGGCAGACAGTAACGGCATACGCACTCGGCTCATTGCTGGCAGCCATTCCACTGACCATTGCCACCAGAGGGTGGCGCCGGCGAAACGTGCTGCTGCTGACCATTGCCGGATTCCTGGTGTTCAACTCAATTACCGCACTCTCTTCAAACTACTGGCTCACATTAGCGGCGCGATTCTTTGCCGGCGTTGCTGCCGGCCTGGCGTGGAGCCTGATCGCCGGTTATGCACGGCGCATGGTACTGCCGCATCAGCAAGGCCGTGCCATGGCAATCGCAATGGTAGGTACACCGATAGCGCTGTCGCTGGGCGTGCCCCTTGGCACCTGGCTTGGCGGCGCCGTGGGCTGGCGCAGTGCGTTTGGCATCATGTCTGCGCTAACCGTATTGCTTATCTTCTGGGTCTTGGCCAAAGTGCCAGATTACCCCGGTCAACAGGGACGGGAGCGCCTGGCCTTGCGTAAAGTGCTTGCAACGCCGGGCGTGCGCCCGGTTCTGGCCACCGTCATGGCCTGGATGCTGGCCCATAATATTCTCTATACCTATATCGCGCCTTTCGTGGCGCAGGCCAACCTGCTTGACCGGATTGACCTTGTTCTGCTGATCTTCGGTTTCGCTGCATTGGCCGGCATTGCCATCACCAGCCGGTTCGTAGAGCGTCACCTGCGCAGCACGGTCCTGGTCAGCCTTCTTGCTTTTTTTGCCGCTTCCCTGTCGTTCGTCTGGCTGGCAACCCTGCCTGCGGTCATCTATATTGGCGTGGCGGTGTGGGGGCTGTCTTTTGGCGGCGCAGCGACATTGCTGCAAACGGCGCTGGCCGATGCCGCTGGCGATGGCGCCGATGTGGCATTGTCAATGAACGTGGTTGCCTGGAATAGCGTGATCGCCGGCGGCGGCGTGCTGGGCGGCATCCTGCTGGACCGCTGGGGCGCCCAGACCTTTCCGCTGGCGCTTACTGTGTTGCTGGCGCTTGGCCTGCTCATTGTGTGGTCGGCTAAAGAGAACGGCTTTCGTCCGGGCCCGAGAGCGCATGCCGGGCAGGTTCCTATTGGCTCTTAG